In one Dunckerocampus dactyliophorus isolate RoL2022-P2 chromosome 9, RoL_Ddac_1.1, whole genome shotgun sequence genomic region, the following are encoded:
- the xirp2b gene encoding xin actin-binding repeat-containing protein 2 isoform X1: MYQAAVAQPADQAMLSREMSHSEVSGSSGSRQVVSGGQQRLSSQETTVSDSDNNLDNNDKKHENEEEEFPRYTTKELRAHFERTIEEAAPHKPIKIGRDISRSKWSSNVSQSNTATNEVHTVAAAEETTEAMMDEQDFPPPPPPAIEDSDYLPPPPPDLLQMPSDSENNPVGHYSPEPQGPANPSKNLLSREAYLKQKSMSELKRLYKHIHPELRKNIEEDFYNEYNETVNNQRDGQEYTYEEDADVTDEEYEWEEILPGDVQARRWIFENKPLDAIKDESPDEDGDNKRISEKEMILGKDVRRTAWMFETKTMDELGPRDANSTEYKFNKFDKGDVRAAAWLFETQTMDSLNKMHKEEELTKEIIFTGEDGNATIYMVDNKHMGKLGHTETIDESHLLSLRTVLEEINDEVKTITSTFDTQFKCIIMGQSSQMLEIISVRKIETELESSIASRWLFDTQPLNVDDPPSLLKLVCSLSMEDSNKGDWGRWLFEIKTLNSLDELESSNTEKEIVGADVRKHCLVFETQPMDSLKDDSNAKPQSVEDIIGGNVRSARNFFESSPQTERKNRPEVGKLQETLVNGEMKGDVRHQKWRFESQPLEHIRDERKEVTRTVNIEEDLTQEDGIRCRADVCKNRWVFETQPMDTLKDDSNSLPLTKEEIIAGNVKLARHYFETIPTEEPKELAEVGKLKRRDEMEEERGDVRHQKWRFESQPLEQIRDDKKEVIRTIDLEEIDKVDVSNYTQMFESTDFNRRDESQRILVEGVTSGSVRSNKNLFESGLLYAMQDSSGHCHQVKTVRHEEVVSGDVTTYKWMFETRPIDQFDESIDKYQIIKGISKQEIESGDVKTAKWLFETQPLDSIKYFSNIEDEEMESKGQDVMKGDVKSCKWLFETQPMDVLYEKVDIKSENQCEEIPKGDVKTCTWLFETQALDSIRDETETTLKTCTVNQEDIRGKDVRTACFLFETEKLENLSGKDTSAFKRITEIDIATRNVSRKKYIFEHNTSDIITSTSEEEMQHLKRVQTEDIQKGNVLTCRWLFENQSIDGIHEGQEESARGCTVTDVHGGDVEKGRFIFETFSLDKIKDAASETELSTTQIVCGDEEKGDVRNYTMMFETQPLYAIQDKDGYYHEVTTVTSEEVTRGDVVGRQWLFETKPLDAIKDSDEVYVIKSVTQQDEQKGDVTSAKWRFETQPLDRICEDGKLLMKTVEDIQGGNVKMNKDRFESDAACQESVRTVDVSEIQKGDVRTARWRFETQSIDKIRSLSSENLIESVKKDEVAKGDVKHSVWLFEKNPLDHIKEVDEDEETYVAQEEILKADVKSTTWLFETTPFDDFNETRTEKTEILGKSVKGTLEELYSQKMVTSKGILIESDEIGDVRMAKYHLMNQQSPEIQREEVIRGDLQTIMMNLLNRQEKQKRQVVIESEEKGHISTTVRQLFNQGRTKSIEKEEIIRGDIQEAIDKLFGESSSAKHGMLIQEDEKGDVRMTIYSLLNKQDCVHVEKEGVVRGDIKSTLQRLSSQDQPDLTKKITIDDTEKGNVHFYSTCIESGALSYLKQLHLEPDEEPTDTVEKEKIIGGDIEATKVILSRNPTQVERTVDDVIPGDVHNTVKVFMTEPVLSSESHQKEEIVKGNLKAALTSLSESVNQTVVVEKEEVVKGNIPKTLRCLERAQNRHKEMDKPDIIPGNIKGALRSLEKSTTSRVEAAVEDLVPGDVKATLRCLELAKQSVREVEKEEIVRGDIHTAIQCLNDASAEKRVCQQEIDVQGDVKGTIQLLMEPTSSPKMQRSWSMEELKGGVKMSIKSLYETHEQAEVEKEEVVKGDVKGTIKSLLETAQRETPKVRHGAYRRIRVKQRPPVKNLNAEAQRNAQKIKTAVSAASQSVTNETESVQSKSCTVERSTKLAKTVVEHKTIKQNHGIKTLKTDFCNLKPKGMIRLNKTKVETKLHTLKAPTSEPDLPLPPPPPVLDIDLPPPPMPPPPSVDSDIDHLPPPPPPLTNEEDFLPPPPPQQELGRLPAQAVQVSPAEAKKMTVKKVKAPTLCPVPKLELKVESYHEAGVTKSMTTTRTSKTSEVPPPPARKVCIPPIKVTPPPSPPPQMRGKASKFNTPLIKAEEKYRKLKEDSTPPSTPTPPYVNDALTASLQIIAAEDGKQTVEQSSDSSTSKQGNVTSIQQRILTGSNTVSSAKQEMVSNETSNVVSIQKASSVTSTRQKTLKTVSVSSKLSTRAVVAEQVHTAVAGLAKTEKETADEKKRVKSLTVKTSEKSERKKDDAVEKVTPETPEQNLKKSQTETETKKETSEKAAKVSDPDNKSTSGEKVSDAVKTTEKTEATVTIKTGTANQKVGKRNNHETQPDVKMAEEKEVEEKLPAINESTKIKAELKQEIKTLNVIDSQPEASTPTKKKKKSKKSKGGAQSGQSKDAGAESKAAMTERTNQTLQAVVVSEEHVEVKKEEQQKAPQNQLEGSRKKKAVTVVQRESRADPIKTALELQQNEKVKSTSKVEVPGFISHMAGIQALSKTVLGGSAAEETTQKVDTKEKRGCEIVEESATGTRISKISIGSTKVQNQTKTSHESRKGETIQVKSADLRAPSPSLRTRPPSPTFITIESIRRTDSPQRVTPSPTLLHRPATPPTPPPRRCETPMARLTRITPSPTFDKAENLERLKDTTAKLLRGVTPPPLISPQLISEKKSEIVETPATFHQQIKPATCSPEEAPGKNLLEEPAKTEKDASEDPEALNANDPQSSSEIQRVPEDTSEPSSASVKEMKEFFQEAQKAEMNKTYTRKEPIAIPERLGPDLEQSLEERSIIIPLPSEAKEDISDQGVPTFDIQAVMDVFEMNEQSFSLVEEQRDQEEPMSSWEEATANTSKRQSPPEMQGGLEQSAAPPPQENVREIKPADPTALSESKSITEHFSKVDEFGSKVTTTRVSPQYGGTSTHPPPPFSYADAVKRKAVAARRTQTYDQEATENLLKNFHQTWKESETVFESLGYAMSEEMTSQVVSRHQTSAVSGSSAEVGAVHGVSTEGLPDGWVGRGQKEVP; encoded by the exons GTGTCAGACAGTGACAATAACTTGGATAACAATGAtaaaaagcatgaaaatgaaG AAGAGGAATTTCCCAGGTACACGACAAAAGAACTGAGAGCTCACTTTGAAAGAACCATAGAGGAGGCCGCCCCACACAAACCAATCAAG ATTGGACGTGACATCAGTCGATCTAAGTGGTCCTCAAATGTAAGCCAGAGCAACACAGCGACTAACGAGGTGCACACGGTGGCGGCAGCAGAAGAAACAACGGAAGCCATGATGGATGAGCAGGActttccaccaccaccaccaccagcgaTTGAGGATTCTGATTACCTTCCACCTCCGCCGCCAGATTTACTCCAAATGCCATCAGACAGTGAAAATAATCCAGTCGGCCATTACTCACCTGAGCCTCAAGGACCAGCAAACCCGTCAAAGAACCTTCTTAGCAGAGAAGCTTACTTAAAGCAAAAGAGCATGTCTGAGCTGAAACGTCTGTACAAGCACATCCACCCCGAGCTTCGGAAAAATATCGAAGAGGACTTCTACAACGAGTACAACgagactgtgaacaaccagcgtGACGGCCAAGAGTACACGTACGAGGAGGACGCTGACGTCACCGATGAAGAATACGAATGGGAAGAGATTCTACCCGGTGATGTTCAGGCGAGGCGTTGGATTTTTGAAAATAAGCCACTTGATGCCATCAAGGATGAATCCCCAGATGAAGATGGCGACAACAAGAGAATTAGCGAAAAGGAGATGATTCTGGGAAAGGATGTGAGACGCACGGCGTGGATGTTTGAGACAAAGACCATGGATGAGCTGGGTCCACGTGACGCCAACTCCACAGAGTATAAGTTCAACAAATTTGACAAAGGAGACGTGCGTGCTGCAGCGTGGTTGTTCGAAACCCAAACCATGGACAGTCTAAATAAAATGCACAAGGAGGAGGAGCTAACGAAAGAGATCATTTTTACAGGAGAGGATGGAAACGCCACCATTTACATGGTTGACAATAAGCACATGGGAAAGCTCGGGCACACGGAGACCATCGACGAGAGCCACCTGCTGAGCTTGAGAACTGTGTTGGAAGAAATCAACGACGAGGTGAAAACTATCACGAGCACATTTGACACTCAGTTTAAGTGCATCATCATGGGACAGTCCAGTCAGATGCTGGAGATTATATCCGTGCGCAAAATTGAAACCGAACTGGAGAGCTCCATCGCGTCCCGTTGGCTTTTTGATACCCAACCTCTCAATGTGGACGACCCTCCTTCCTTGCTGAAGCTGGTGTGTAGTCTCTCCATGGAAGACAGCAACAAAGGGGACTGGGGCCGATGGCTGTTTGAAATAAAGACCTTGAATTCCCTCGACGAGCTGGAAAGTTCAAACACAGAGAAGGAGATAGTCGGGGCAGACGTGCGCAAACACTGCTTAGTGTTTGAAACCCAACCCATGGATTCTCTCAAGGATGATTCCAATGCCAAACCTCAGTCTGTTGAAGACATCATCGGGGGCAACGTTAGATCGGCCAGGAACTTCTTTGAAAGCAGCCCTCAAACTGAGAGGAAGAACCGCCCTGAAGTGGGAAAACTTCAAGAGACGTTGGTGAACGGAGAAATGAAAGGTGATGTGAGGCACCAGAAGTGGCGCTTCGAGAGTCAGCCTTTAGAGCACATCCGAGACGAGAGGAAAGAGGTGACTCGCACGGTCAACATTGAGGAGGACCTCACGCAGGAAGACGGCATACGTTGCAGAGCAGACGTTTGTAAAAACCGCTGGGTGTTTGAGACTCAGCCGATGGACACGTTAAAAGATGACTCTAACAGCCTCCCCCTGACCAAGGAGGAAATCATTGCGGGAAACGTGAAGTTAGCCAGGCATTACTTTGAGACGATCCCGACCGAGGAGCCCAAGGAGCTCGCAGAGGTGGGCAAGCTGAAAAGGAGAGATGAAATGGAGGAGGAGAGGGGAGATGTTCGACACCAAAAATGGAGATTTGAAAGCCAACCTTTGGAGCAGATTCGAGACGACAAGAAGGAGGTCATCCGAACAATCGATTTGGAAGAAATTGACAAAGTGGACGTGTCAAACTACACACAAATGTTTGAGAGCACAGATTTTAACCGACGGGATGAGTCTCAAAGGATCCTTGTGGAGGGCGTCACAAGCGGCTCGGTGCGCTCTAACAAAAACCTGTTTGAGTCGGGGCTCCTGTATGCCATGCAAGACAGCTCGGGACATTGCCACCAGGTGAAAACCGTGCGTCACGAAGAGGTGGTGAGCGGAGATGTTACAACATATAAATGGATGTTTGAAACGCGGCCAATCGACCAATTTGATGAAAGCATTGACAAATACCAAATCATTAAGGGTATATCCAAACAGGAAATAGAATCTGGAGACGTTAAAACTGCCAAGTGGCTCTTTGAAACCCAGCCTCTTGATTCCATTAAGTACTTCAGCAACATTGAGGACGAGGAAATGGAAAGTAAAGGTCAAGATGTGATGAAGGGAGACGTAAAATCCTGCAAGTGGCTGTTTGAGACCCAACCGATGGACGTCCTGTATGAAAAGGTGGACATAAAGAGTGAAAATCAATGTGAAGAAATTCCAAAGGGAGATGTTAAAACATGTACGTGGCTTTTTGAGACACAAGCGCTTGATAGCATACGTGACGAGACAGAGACCACACTGAAAACATGCACTGTCAATCAAGAGGACATTCGGGGGAAAGACGTGAGAACAGCGTGTTTTCTTTTCGAGACGGAGAAACTGGAGAATCTCTCTGGGAAGGATACAAGCGCTTTTAAGCGCATCACCGAGATTGACATCGCTACTAGAAATGTGTCAAGAAAGAAGTACATTTTTGAACACAACACATCCGATATCATCACATCGACTTCTGAGGAAGAGATGCAACATCTCAAGAGAGTGCAGACTGAGGATATACAGAAAGGGAACGTCCTGACCTGCAGATGGCTCTTTGAAAACCAATCCATAGACGGCATACACGAGGGCCAAGAGGAATCGGCGAGGGGCTGCACTGTAACGGATGTACACGGAGGGGACGTAGAGAAGGGCCGCTTCATCTTTGAGACCTTCTCCTTGGATAAAATCAAGGACGCAGCCTCTGAAACTGAGCTGTCCACAACGCAGATTGTTTGCGGTGACGAAGAGAAGGGGGACGTGAGAAATTACACCATGATGTTTGAAACCCAACCTCTTTACGCCATCCAGGACAAGGACGGCTATTACCATGAGGTCACCACTGTCACCAGCGAAGAGGTGACACGAGGCGATGTGGTGGGAAGACAGTGGTTGTTTGAAACCAAACCCCTTGACGCCATCAAGGACTCGGACGAGGTTTATGTCATAAAATCTGTCACACAGCAGGACGAGCAAAAAGGAGATGTGACCTCAGCAAAGTGGAGGTTTGAGACCCAACCTCTTGACAGGATTTGTGAAGATGGTAAGCTGCTGATGAAGACCGTGGAGGACATTCAAGGTGGAAATGTTAAAATGAATAAAGATCGTTTTGAGTCAGACGCCGCGTGCCAGGAGTCTGTCAGAACAGTCGACGTCAGCGAGATACAAAAGGGTGACGTCAGGACAGCCAGGTGGAGATTTGAAACCCAGTCCATTGACAAAATCAGAAGCTTGAGCTCAGAAAACCTGATCGAGAGCGTTAAAAAGGACGAGGTGGCGAAGGGAGACGTGAAACATTCCGTTTGGCTCTTTGAGAAAAATCCTCTCGACCACATCAAGGAGGTAGACGAGGACGAGGAGACGTACGTCGCTCAAGAGGAAATTCTCAAAGCAGATGTAAAGTCAACAACGTGGCTCTTTGAAACGACGCCTTTTGATGACTTTAACGAGACGAGAACAGAGAAGACAGAAATTCTGGGCAAGAGCGTCAAGGGAACGCTTGAGGAGCTTTACAGTCAGAAAATGGTGACATCCAAAGGAATACTGATTGAATCTGATGAAATTGGAGACGTTAGGATGGCAAAATATCATCTTATGAATCAGCAAAGTCCTGAGATTCAGCGAGAGGAAGTCATCAGAGGGGATTTGCAGACTATCATGATGAACCTACTAAACAGACAGGAAAAACAGAAGCGACAGGTGGTCATCGAGTCAGAAGAGAAGGGTCATATCAGTACCACAGTGCGGCAGCTATTCAACCAAGGGAGGACTAAAAGTATTGAAAAGGAAGAAATTATACGAGGGGACATCCAGGAAGCCATAGATAAGCTTTTTGGTGAAAGTAGCTCAGCCAAACATGGAATGCTCATTCAGGAGGACGAGAAAGGAGACGTTCGGATGACCATATATTCCCTTCTAAACAAACAAGACTGTGTTCATGTTGAAAAAGAAGGTGTTGTAAGAGGGGACATAAAGAGCACTCTGCAAAGACTCTCCAGCCAGGATCAGCCCGACCTGACCAAGAAGATAACGATAGATGACACAGAGAAGggaaatgttcatttttattccacATGTATCGAATCTGGGGCCCTCAGTTATCTAAAACAGCTCCATTTAGAACCCGATGAAGAGCCAACCGACACGGTTGAGAAAGAAAAGATCATCGGAGGTGATATCGAGGCCACCAAAGTCATCCTCAGTCGCAACCCAACTCAAGTTGAGCGCACGGTGGATGATGTCATACCTGGCGACGTTCATAACACGGTGAAAGTTTTCATGACGGAACCCGTCTTGTCATCGGAGAGTCACCAAAAAGAGGAGATTGTCAAAGGGAATTTGAAAGCTGCTTTGACTTCCTTGTCTGAGTCAGTGAACCAGACTGTTGTTGTAGAGAAAGAGGAGGTGGTGAAAGGCAACATTCCCAAAACTCTGCGATGCCTGGAGAGGGCGCAAAATCGTCACAAGGAAATGGACAAGCCGGATATCATCCCTGGAAACATCAAAGGAGCTCTGAGATCTCTTGAGAAATCCACAACTTCGAGGGTGGAAGCTGCCGTTGAGGATCTCGTTCCTGGAGATGTCAAGGCCACGCTGAGATGTCTCGAGCTAGCCAAGCAGTCGGTGCGGGAAGTGGAAAAGGAAGAAATCGTGAGGGGAGATATTCACACAGCCATACAATGCCTAAACGATGCTTCCGCTGAAAAGAGAGTGTGCCAGCAGGAGATAGATGTTCAGGGGGACGTCAAAGGAACAATTCAGCTCCTAATGGAGCCTACATCCTCTCCTAAAATGCAAAGGAGCTGGAGCATGGAAGAGCTGAAAGGTGGTGTCAAGATGTCAATCAAGTCTTTATACGAGACGCACGAGCAAGCTGAGGTAGAAAAAGAGGAAGTGGTAAAGGGTGATGTGAAAGGCACCATCAAGTCACTCCTGGAAACGGCACAGCGTGAAACTCCCAAAGTGAGACACGGTGCCTACAGAAGAATCCGAGTGAAGCAGAGGCCTCCCGTGAAGAATTTGAATGCTGAAGCACAGAGGAACGCGCAGAAAATAAAAACTGCCGTTTCGGCTGCGAGTCAGTCTGTCACCAATGAAACTGAAAGCGTGCAATCAAAGTCTTGTACAGTGGAGCGGAGCACCAAGCTAGCAAAAACCGTAGTGGAGcacaaaacaatcaaacaaaATCACggcattaaaacattaaaaacagacTTCTGCAATCTGAAGCCAAAAGGAATGATACGATTAAATAAAACCAAAGTAGAAACCAAACTTCACACCCTGAAAGCACCAACGTCAGAGCCCGAtctgcctcttcctcctcctccaccagtGCTCGACATCGACCTTCCCCCTCCTCCAATGCCTCCGCCACCCTCTGTGGACTCTGACATTGATCACCTTcctcctccacccccaccacttACCAATGAGGAGGACTTCCTCCCACCGCCTCCGCCTCAGCAAGAACTGGGAAGACTTCCAGCACAGGCGGTTCAGGTCTCACCGGCGGAGGCCAAAAAGATGACAGTCAAGAAAGTGAAAGCTCCAACTTTGTGCCCCGTCCCCAAGCTCGAGTTGAAAGTGGAATCCTACCATGAAGCAGGAGTGACCAAGTCCATGACGACCACAAGGACATCGAAAACATCTGAAGTCCCTCCACCACCGGCAAGGAAAGTTTGCATCCCTCCTATAAAAgtcactcctcctccttcccctCCTCCTCAAATGAGAGGGAAAGCCAGTAAATTTAACACCCCGTTAATAAAAGCAGAGGAAAAGTACCGCAAGCTGAAAGAGGACAGCACTCCTCCAAGCACTCCAACTCCTCCTTACGTAAATGACGCCCTTACCGCGTCTCTTCAGATCATTGCTGCTGAGGACGGAAAGCAGACAGTAGAACAGAGCTCAGACTCCTCCACATCCAAGCAGGGCAACGTCACCTCCATTCAGCAAAGGATCCTCACAGGCTCCAACACAGTATCATCTGCCAAGCAGGAAATGGTCTCTAATGAGACCTCCAATGTCGTCTCTATTCAAAAGGCCTCCTCCGTGACTTCCACCAGACAAAAGACTCTCAAAACCGTCTCGGTTTCCTCCAAACTGTCAACTCGGGCTGTCGTTGCCGAGCAAGTTCACACTGCAGTCGCTGGGttagcaaaaacagaaaaagaaacaGCTGACGAGAAAAAACGCGTGAAAAGTCTGACAGTGAAGACATCTGAGAAATCTGAAAGGAAGAAGGACGACGCTGTTGAAAAAGTCACACCCGAAACACCTGAGCAGAATTTAAAGAAATCCCAAACGGAGactgagacaaaaaaagaaacatcagAGAAAGCAGCTAAAGTGAGTGACCCTGATAATAAAAGCACAAGTGGAGAAAAGGTCTCTGATGCAGTGAAGACGACAGAAAAGACAGAAGCTACGGTCACAATTAAAACTGGCACAGCAAACCAAAAGGTGGGAAAGCGTAACAACCATGAAACACAGCCTGATGTGAAGATGGCAGAAGAGAAGGAGGTGGAAGAGAAGCTTCCGGCAATCAATGAGTCAACAAAGATCAAAGCAGAGTTAAAGCAGGAGATAAAGACCTTAAATGTCATTGACAGCCAGCCAGAAGCttcaacaccaacaaagaagaaaaagaaatccAAAAAGTCTAAAGGGGGGGCACAATCAGGTCAAAGTAAAGACGCTGGCGCGGAATCAAAGGCGGCCATGACGGAAAGAACTAATCAAACACTTCAAGCCGTTGTTGTTTCAGAAGAGCACGTTGAAGTCAAGAAGGAAGAACAACAAAAGGCTCCTCAAAATCAACTTGAGGGATCACGAAAGAAGAAAGCGGTGACAGTCGTTCAACGGGAAAGTCGAGCGGACCCAATTAAAACGGCGCTTGAGTTGCAGCAAAACGAAAAAGTAAAATCAACATCAAAAGTGGAAGTGCCAGGCTTCATTTCTcacatggcaggcatccaagcaCTTTCCAAAACTGTGCTTGGGGGGTCTGCTGCGGAAGAAACAACTCAAAAAGTTGATACGAAGGAGAAGCGTGGATGTGAGATTGTTGAAGAGTCGGCTACGGGTACCAGAATATCCAAGATCAGCATCGGTTCTACCAAAGTCCAGAACCAAACAAAGACCTCGCATGAGAGCAGGAAAGGGGAAACAATTCAAGTCAAGTCTGCTGATCTTCGAGCTCCCTCGCCGTCACTGAGGACACGGCCTCCCTCGCCGACATTCATCACCATCGAGTCAATCCGAAGGACAGATTCGCCCCAGAGAGTCACCCCATCGCCTACGTTGCTGCACAGGCCAGCCACGCCTCCCACGCCACCGCCGCGCCGCTGCGAAACCCCCATGGCACGCCTCACCAGAATCACACCCTCGCCCACCTTTGACAAAGCCGAGAACTTGGAGAGGCTCAAAGACACGACGGCCAAGCTCTTACGTGGCGTCACCCCGCCTCCGCTCATTTCTCCACAACTGATCTCTGAGAAGAAATCGGAAATCGTGGAAACACCCGCGACATTCCATCAGCAGATCAAACCTGCCACCTGCAGCCCAGAGGAGGCGCCCGGCAAGAATTTATTAGAGGAACCTGCAAAGACAGAAAAGGATGCCTCTGAAGATCCAGAGGCTTTGAATGCAAATGACCCCCAAAGTAGCTCTGAGATCCAGCGTGTGCCTGAAGACACCTCTGAGCCATCATCTGCTTCAGTGAAAGAAATGAAAGAGTTCTTTCAGGAGGCccagaaagctgaaatgaataAAACCTACACACGCAAGGAACCCATTGCTATTCCTGAACGACTTGGCCCGGACCTGGAGCAAAGCCTGGAGGAACGTTCCATTATCATCCCACTTCCCAGTGAAGCGAAGGAAGACATCTCCGATCAGGGCGTTCCCACTTTCGATATCCAGGCAGTCATGGATGTTTTTGAAATGAATGAGCAAAGTTTCTCTTTGGTTGAAGAGCAGCGGGATCAGGAGGAGCCCATGTCAAGCTGGGAAGAAGCAACAGCCAACACATCAAAGCGGCAAAGCCCTCCAGAGATGCAGGGGGGCTTAGAGCAGAGCGCCGCCCCGCCTCCTCAGGAAAATGTGCGAGAAATCAAACCTGCAGATCCAACAGCACTTTCTGAGAGCAAATCAATCACAGAGCATTTCTCAAAGGTTGACGAATTTGGGAGCAAAGTCACGACGACACGTGTCAGTCCGCAGTATGGCGGCACGTCGACACACCCGCCGCCGCCTTTCTCCTACGCCGACGCCG